From a single Nostoc sp. MS1 genomic region:
- a CDS encoding ATP-binding cassette domain-containing protein gives MSIISVENLSKSYPVAVKEPGLAGTITHFFRRTYRSIHAVQDVSFEIAPGEVVGFLGPNGAGKTTTLKMLTGLIHPTSGVVKVAGYVPFLRQEAFLQKITLVMGQKQQLLWDLPALDSLKINAAVYNISDKEFHRRIGELTEMLSLESKLTQPVRKLSLGERMKAELLAALLHRPHVLFLDEPTLGLDVNAQVAVRDFLREYNQRYQATVLLTSHYMADITALCERVLLIHQGKLMYDGSLDGLLERFAPYREVRVELAHPLPLEKLQLYGDVQLLEGRAVCFMVQQEILTRTVSKILTDLEVIDLTVTEPPVEEVIGRVFQAGVV, from the coding sequence ATGTCTATTATTTCTGTTGAAAATCTCAGTAAGTCTTATCCTGTGGCGGTGAAGGAACCTGGGCTTGCAGGAACAATTACCCACTTTTTCCGCCGCACCTATCGTTCAATTCATGCTGTTCAGGATGTGTCTTTTGAAATCGCTCCTGGGGAAGTAGTGGGCTTTCTGGGGCCGAATGGTGCTGGTAAAACTACCACGCTAAAAATGCTGACAGGATTAATTCATCCTACTAGTGGTGTGGTTAAGGTAGCTGGTTATGTGCCTTTTTTACGCCAAGAAGCATTTTTACAAAAAATCACTTTGGTAATGGGGCAGAAACAGCAGCTTCTTTGGGACTTACCAGCCTTAGATTCTTTAAAAATTAACGCGGCTGTTTACAATATCTCCGATAAGGAGTTTCATCGCCGGATAGGGGAATTAACAGAAATGTTGTCTTTGGAGAGTAAGCTTACCCAACCAGTACGGAAACTGTCTTTAGGTGAACGAATGAAGGCGGAACTTCTAGCCGCACTCTTACACCGTCCCCATGTGTTGTTTTTAGATGAACCAACTTTAGGATTAGATGTTAACGCTCAAGTCGCTGTGCGCGATTTTTTACGTGAGTACAATCAACGTTATCAAGCGACAGTGTTATTAACTAGTCATTACATGGCTGATATCACAGCTTTGTGTGAAAGGGTATTGTTGATTCACCAAGGGAAACTTATGTATGACGGTAGTTTAGATGGACTACTAGAACGTTTTGCACCATACCGAGAAGTGCGTGTAGAGTTAGCCCACCCTTTACCTTTAGAAAAACTCCAATTGTACGGTGATGTGCAACTTCTGGAAGGACGAGCGGTATGTTTTATGGTGCAACAAGAGATTTTGACACGCACAGTATCTAAGATATTAACTGATTTGGAAGTTATAGATTTGACTGTAACTGAGCCGCCTGTAGAAGAAGTAATAGGACGAGTTTTTCAGGCAGGAGTGGTTTAG
- a CDS encoding ABC transporter permease has translation MKRVIRKALTLLTVYYAYMLEYRAELVLWVLSGSLPIILMGVWIKAAQGGKFGLSPVDFARYFLTVFIVRQISVVWVIWEFEREVVEGKLSPKLLQPLDPVWHHVASHLSERVARVPFALLLIGLFFILYPQALWMPSFSQLFLFTIAVALAFVLRFVIQYTFAMFAFWTERANALENFWFLFYLFLSGLIAPLDVFPPEVKAIVLFTPFPYLIDFPVSLLVGIPVDIGRGFLALLGWILIFWILNRLLWRAGLKRYSGMGA, from the coding sequence ATGAAAAGGGTAATTAGAAAAGCTTTGACTTTGCTGACAGTTTACTACGCCTATATGCTTGAGTATCGAGCAGAACTAGTTTTATGGGTTTTGTCTGGTTCTTTACCAATTATCTTGATGGGGGTTTGGATAAAGGCGGCACAAGGTGGAAAATTTGGATTATCTCCTGTGGATTTTGCCCGTTACTTTTTGACGGTTTTTATTGTCAGGCAAATTTCTGTTGTGTGGGTAATTTGGGAATTTGAAAGGGAAGTTGTAGAAGGTAAGTTATCCCCTAAATTATTACAACCTTTAGATCCGGTATGGCATCATGTAGCATCTCATCTTTCGGAAAGGGTGGCGAGAGTACCTTTTGCACTGTTACTCATAGGGTTGTTTTTTATTCTGTACCCTCAAGCTTTATGGATGCCGAGTTTTAGCCAATTATTTTTATTTACAATTGCTGTAGCGTTGGCTTTTGTTTTGCGCTTTGTAATTCAGTACACCTTTGCTATGTTCGCCTTTTGGACGGAAAGGGCTAATGCTTTAGAAAACTTCTGGTTTTTGTTTTACTTGTTTTTATCAGGGTTGATTGCTCCTTTAGATGTGTTTCCGCCAGAAGTAAAGGCGATCGTTTTATTTACCCCATTTCCATACTTGATTGATTTTCCTGTTAGTTTATTAGTAGGAATACCTGTTGATATTGGACGAGGATTTTTAGCACTACTTGGATGGATATTAATATTTTGGATTTTGAATCGCTTATTGTGGCGTGCGGGATTAAAAAGATATTCAGGAATGGGAGCATAA